GAGCTCCCTCACTCCCCACAAAAGGTGAAGATGCGATTTGAACCCTGGTCACGTTATTCCCACGACCTTGGCCAGGGCTGCGGGGGAGAGGGCGGGGAGGGGATCAGCAGCGCCGTGTCTCCTGGGACCCAGCAGAGAGCCAGCCATCTTCCCACGTCCCACGCTGCCACCTTCTTTCCCGCAGGCGCTGAAGTACGCCTTCCAGACACACGACCGCCTGTGCTTCGTGATGGAGTACGCCAACGGCGGCGAGGTCTGCCCCCAAGCCCCGGCCTGCCCTTCTGGATGTCTCGTTCCCGGGTGTGGGGGGCAGAGGGAGACTTACTGGAGTGTCTTTTTCCTTTCGCTCCCTCCCCTGAGGCAGGTGGGGAgacaggctcagagatgttaagtggCTTGTCTGATTTCACAGGTTTAGTGAGTTGGGGGGCGGGATACAGACTGAGGTCCAGAGGGCTGTGGGGTGGTGGCCGACGGTGCTGCAAGGATGTTCTCAAAGGCTGCAGAGAAAGGGTCTGTGGGTCAGGATCCCTGTCCTCTACTTTCAGCAAGTTCTCCTGATGAGAGACGTCAGCCACTCACCATGCCCACCTGGCACCCACTCCTCACCCCCACACCCTCTCTCTCCGCCACTCACCGTGCCCACCTGGCGCCCACTCCTCGCCCCCACACCCTCTCTCTCCGCCACTCACCGTGCCCACCTGGCGCCCACTCCTCGCCCCCACACCCTCTCTCTCCGCCACTCACCGTGCCCACCTGGCGCCCACTCCTCGCCCCCACACCCTCTCTCTCCGCCACTCACCGTGCCCACCTGGCGCCCACTCCTCGCCCCCACACCCTCTCTCTCCGCCACTCACCGTGCCCACCTGGCGCCCTCTCCTCGCCCCCACACCCTCTCTCTCCGCCACTCACCGTGCCCACCTGGCGCCCTCTCCTCGCCCCCACACCCTCTCTCTCCGCCACTCACCGTGCCCACCTGGCGCCCACTCCTCGCCCCCacaccctctctctccccctggtGTGACTCACTGGTTTCATCCCGCACGTGGTCTCATCTCACGGCTTGTTGCCGCTTGCTCACGAGTCGTGTTCCTCTGCCTCCTTGCTGTTGCTCCCTCGTTTGCCTGCCCCTTCCTGCAACCGCCCCCCGCCAGCTCTCCACTTGGCGCCTGTTGTCTGGCCTTCCCTCTTTATCCCTtgctcactttttctttctttgtcgcTCACGTGAGTTTTTCTGTACTCACTGTCCCTCGCTTGGTCCTCACCATTACTCGCAGTTTGTGGGGCAGGTGTCACCACATCACCGGGCTGAGTGCCATCCTCCCCTCCTCTGGGCCAGGGGTctcaccctcccttcctccctccgcTGGCAGCTGTTCTTCCACTTGTCCCGGGAGCGTGTCTTCACAGAGGAGCGGGCCCGCTTTTATGGAGCAGAGATCGTCTCAGCCCTGGAGTACCTGCACTCGCGGGACGTGGTGTACCGCGACATCAAGGTGAGCAGGCCACGCCCGGGCCGCGCACCCATCTGCTGAGCTTCCCTTCCATGGAGGGTCTGTCTTGTCCTTCTTGGAGCTGAGCCTCCCACCCAGGCCCAAGGTGGTGGTCTTGGGCAGGTGGCCTGCGTGGGGCCCTTCCAGGCCTCCTGGGAGCAATGGCGAGAGGGTGTGAGTTGGTCCAGGCTCTTCAGAGGATGGCCCGGCAGAGTCCACCAGCGCCCGGCACACACGTCCGCTGCGAGCCGCCGCTCTGCCCTGGGAGCATGCGCCAGAACAGGCGCTTGTGTGCGTCTCCGTGTGGACACACACGCTCCAGCAGCTCTGTGCACACGAACCCCAGATGGAAGCCGCCCAGTGCCCACTGTTGGAGAGGGCATAGAAGACGTGGTGGTGGACCCACAGCTCCGTACAGCAGTTCAGGAGGACAGGCTGTGGCCTCACAGGCTAAGGCTGAGGGGCTGCCAGAACAGCTGAGATGAGTCTGTGTCACTCACAGTGTATGCGTAGGtgggaaacactgaagaaaaGCGCAGAAATGAAGTCCCTTTTCTGTTGGAGGAGGTGGTGGCTGATAATGCAGCGGGGCACTTAGAGCTGGTGGTGTTTCTTGACTCGGTGGAGGTTACACAGAGGCCCACCGAAGTGCCCATTCGTGTTATgttcaagaaaaaatagaaaggtaGTGTTCAGTGTTCCACATGCCTGAAGTGTGACCACCACCGCCCACAGTGGGGGAAGCCACTCAGGCAGGACCTGGCTCCCATCTCCCCCTGCCCTGTCTTCCCAGCTCCCTGGGGGCTGCAGGGGCTGCGGAGGTGCTGGGTCTGCCTCCTCCCCCCGAGCCTCAGAGGGCCTGACCCCTGCTGGGGGGGCGGGTTGCTCTCTGACCCCTCCTCCCAGCACCCTGGCCCTGCCATCCCTGCCCCCGGCCAcgaccccccaccccagggaaggGCAAGGGCGTGTGGGGTTTCGGGGGCGGCAGAAAACCCTGAGATATATGCTGTGTCTCTGACACGCTGACTTATCCTGCAGCTGGAAAACCTCATGCTGGACAAGGACGGCCACATCAAGATCACTGACTTCGGCCTGTGCAAGGAGGGCATCAGCGACGGGGCCACCATGAAGACCTTTTGTGGGACCCCTGAGTACCTGGCGCCCGAGGTGTCTGGGGTTGGAAGGCCAGGGGAGGCGGGGCCCCTCAGCCCAGGCCCCTGAGGGCTGGCTGCGGTTCCTTCGGCGGCCCCTCATTGCCCCTTCCTGCTCAGGTGCTGGAGGACAACGACTATGGCCGGGCGGTGGACTGGTGGGGGCTGGGTGTGGTCATGTACGAGATGATGTGCGGCCGCCTGCCCTTCTACAACCAGGATCACGAGCGCCTCTTCGAGCTCATCCTCATGGAGGAGATCCGCTTCCCGCGCACGCTCAGCCCTGAGGCCAAGTCCCTGCTTGCTGGGCTGCTTAAGAAGGACCCTAAGCAGAGGTGAGGGCTGGCCTTCGCCCGGtgcagcccagcccagcaccGCCACTTCCCTCGGCCTGCAGGGGGCAGTGTCCACAGGTGCACAAGCCGGTGGAATGCTTGATGTGTGCTGATTGACCGGCCCTACAGGTGGCACTTGGCGCGCTCCCTTGGCCAAGCCTGTCCTTAGGCTCCGCCTGCCCTGCCTAGTTTCCCGGGGACACTGAGGAACAGAGTGGCCGTGCCTGGCCTAGGGTGACAGAGCCAGGATGTGAGCGGCCGTCTGTGGAGCCCACCCTCTGGGCTTGCATCCCCATCCCTGGGGCCAGGTTGGAATCTCCAGGTTCTGACTCTGGGCACAGGGACTCCCTCCCTGAGCCCCAGATCCCTCCTCTGTGAGGTGGTGGAGTGTCCTGGGATGTTAAAGGTGGAGTCGTTAGAGGTTATCAGGGCCTGCACCGAAAGCCTGTCTCCCAGGACCCGGCTGCCCGGGAGGCGGGTGCTCATGGCCGTCTCTGCCCAGGCTCGGCGGAGGGCCCAGTGACGCCAAGGAGGTCATGGAGCACAGGTTCTTCCTTAGTATCAACTGGCAGGACGTGGTCCAGAAGAAGGTGAGCCCACTGCCTGCCTGCTCCCCACAGGAGCCCAGCCTCTCCTGGGTGCTCCTCTGGGACCTGAGGCTGCCTCCTCTTCTCCACAGCTCCTGCCACCCTTCAAGCCTCAGGTCACGTCTGAGGTCGACACAAGGTACTTTGACGACGAGTTCACCGCCCAGTCCATCACAGTCACGCCCCCGGACCGCTGTGAGTGTCTGAGGCCCCCACTCCCGTGGGCGTGGCTTGGAAGCGGGGCTCGGGGGGTCTGCTCTTGATCCAGTTCTCTGGGAGGAAGTTCACAGGGCCCTCTCTGTGTCTGGGCAGTTTACCCTGCAGTGAGCTCACCAGGGCTCTCACTGTCGGAGGAGGGGTCTGGGCAGGAGACCCAGAGGAGTGGCCAGTGTCCATTATTGGCTCCCTCACCGCTCAGGGCTTTGGGGCTGCATGGATGGTTCCAATGATTCTGTAGCTGTTTTGAGTTCTTGCTgccccaccccgccctccccaGTGCTGGGCTGTGCTGGAGACACAGCAGTGATGAGACGGCCCtgggccctgccctcagggaactcAAAAGTCCAGCTGGGGTGACACCCGAGAGTGATCAGGCCGATGGTGTTAGGAATACAGGTCTGGAGGAGCTCAGGGGAAACGCctgcctcctggagaaggagacaggGTAGCTGAGTTCTTGGCAAAAGGAATGGCACCCAGGACTCCCAGAAATGGGAGCATTGCACAGGTCGGAATAGAGCAGGGAAGGGCGAGCAGGGGAATCTTGGGGGCCACCTGGAGGAGTAAGGATGAGCCGGGGAAGGATTtgagcagaggaggagagggctTGTGAAGGTACCCCCACTTGGCTTCGTGTGGGGGAAGGGTGGTTGAAGATGGGAGTGGTGcccagggcaggagatgggacCACAGAGGTCTGGGCGAGACCCTGGTATGACCGAGTCAGAGAAGCTAGGGGGATGCTCAGGAGGCTGGGCGAGCAGGCCGGGGTCCTGGTCCGGCGGTGGGGCTGTgcctgagagggagggaggccaCTAAGCCTCGGTCCGCGGCCCCATTCTGTCTCTGGGGGTTGCGCTGTGGCCTGGCTGCAGCCCTGCTGGGGGCCCGGGCCCTCTCTCGGCCAGCTCTCCCCCATCTACATCCACCGCCCCCTGCAGATGACAGCCTGGGCTCACTGGAGCTGGACCAGCGGACGCACTTCCCCCAGTTCTCCTATTCGGCCAGCATCCGAGAGTGAGCAGCCGCCTGCCGCCGCCACGGGACGCATGCAGGCTGCTGCCATCACTGCCgggggatttttcttttttttttcaactttttattttgcctttttggtttGTGTCCCCATCCTTCACCTCCTCCCcccatttccagtttttccctCAGCCCTCTGCCAAACTCACCTCAGCGGTCCTTGCAGCCCTGCCTCCAGGATCCCGTCCTGCCCTCACCTTTGTTACAGACCAGGACTCGGGAGCCTCTCCTCTGCCTGCCCAGGACTAGGCCTTTGGGCAGTGGGAGAGATTCCGGTTTTTAATCGACATAAAGCCCCCGTGAGGGGCGAAGCGTGGAGCCGCGGGCAGCCCGCCTCCGCGCAGCTGCTCCTTTCAGAGGCTGCCTTCCTGGCCCCGTCGTCAGGCTCCGAGTGGCCTGGCGGAGGGCAGTCCGGCCCCCTCCTCCCGTGGGGGTGAAAAAGCAATAATGTCCAGGGACCGGGGGTGGGGGAGTAGCACGGGCCTGTGGAAGCTGCGTGCAGAATGGGGGTCCAGGCGCCCTCACGTGGACGGGGCCCGCTCTCCCTCGGGGAACCCAGAGCGGGTGCGGCTGCCTGGCCCTGtcttccccaccccctcagctGCTCTCCTGACCCTGTGGATGAGGCAGGAGGAACACGAGGGGGGCTAGCCTCCCCACCCACCAGCCCCGTGCCTTACCAGGGCTTCCTTCCGGCCGGCCTTACCTCCCGCTGGAGCCCGGGCCTGGCCCCAGCCCCTTCCGAGGACAGGGGCCGGGGTCTCCCCCTTCTCTCTGCTTGAGGCGGAGGGGCGCCAGCCTCGGCTGTTACACATCTCGCACCGAGACAGTATTGGGCCTGCCCGCGGACTTGGGTTGAGAGGGGGTGGGGGTCTGGTACGTGCCGAGGGAGGGGCCCCCTcactctctccccctctctgggccccaTGTTCTGCAGCCTTAAGGTGAACGTGTCAGTGCTGTGGGCACTCCTGTGTGTGCCTcagactgtgtgtgtctgtgggcatCCCTGTGCATCTGGGGTGTGGATGCACGTGggggtgtgtgcgtgcgtgtgcgtgtgtgtatgtgtgtgtggcttGAGTGGGCTCGGGCCCCACCCCTGGCTCAAGCACTTCATCCCGAGGGGGAGGGGCGCTGGCCTAGCAGGGGAGCCACGCCTGGGGTCCACTTGTTGCCCTGCCCCCCTGCCTCCCAGCATCTGTGGGTGTTTGGACTTTAGTTTTTGTGGTtttgctctccccaccccacctcctgtaGGTAGTTCACAGAGAGACCttctggggtggggcgggggtgggtttGGGTGGGTGGGGttcttttttcctgtgtgtgtatgttgttaaTCCAACaattcttccttctccccactggccTGTCCCCATCTCCTCGTATTTGTACGGTACAAGCAATAAAGACACTCATTTCAGACTGGGGCCTACCACCCCGGCCTTTCCTTGCTTCCTGAGTCCAGTCCCTGGCACCGGCTGCCTCCTGCTCCCATTGCTCTGGTCACGGGGACCAGAGGTGCCACGAGGTGGGGAAGCGGGTGGAGGAGG
The nucleotide sequence above comes from Bos indicus x Bos taurus breed Angus x Brahman F1 hybrid chromosome 18, Bos_hybrid_MaternalHap_v2.0, whole genome shotgun sequence. Encoded proteins:
- the AKT2 gene encoding RAC-beta serine/threonine-protein kinase, with product MNEVSVIKEGWLHKRGEYIKTWRPRYFLLKSDGSFIGYKERPEAPDQTLPPLNNFSVAECQLMKTERPRPNTFVIRCLQWTTVIERTFHVDSPDEREEWMRAIQMVANSLKQRGPGDDPMDYKCGSPSDSSAAEEMEVAVSKARAKVTMNDFDYLKLLGKGTFGKVILVREKATGRYYAMKILRKEVIIAKDEVAHTVTESRVLQNTRHPFLTALKYAFQTHDRLCFVMEYANGGELFFHLSRERVFTEERARFYGAEIVSALEYLHSRDVVYRDIKLENLMLDKDGHIKITDFGLCKEGISDGATMKTFCGTPEYLAPEVLEDNDYGRAVDWWGLGVVMYEMMCGRLPFYNQDHERLFELILMEEIRFPRTLSPEAKSLLAGLLKKDPKQRLGGGPSDAKEVMEHRFFLSINWQDVVQKKLLPPFKPQVTSEVDTRYFDDEFTAQSITVTPPDRYDSLGSLELDQRTHFPQFSYSASIRE